A window of the Mucilaginibacter sp. cycad4 genome harbors these coding sequences:
- a CDS encoding NTP transferase domain-containing protein: protein MTLKDHNQPSGTHKKHAKLARPSTGNFGRNEWAILGGPCTVIKLLADDVIRSLSPVYKCAYVDMSHNDDITLLPGRLVSGASLEYTDQVNYQQFNYQNPVYPYQLKQQFSSADLVLVNGNHQQAKAQVVIIDVNKKASLQKRIGQLNNVQLFLLADNASEIPDFIQEVIPYWQQVPVLKIDEREKIVAFFEAALKQAKPVLNGLVLAGGKSTRMGFDKGAANWHGKQQRYYMADLLKNFCKEVYISGRPGQQQEIDPAYPVIEDTFTGLGPYGAILSAFREQPDAAWLVIACDLPLMDESTLRNLVAWRNSSSVATAYHSPVTDFPEPLIAIWEPKSYPVLLSFLAQGYSCPRKVLINSDITLLNAPQQEALTNVNTPEELEKVKSMIHHKIVATNE, encoded by the coding sequence GTGACTTTAAAAGATCATAACCAGCCATCAGGCACACATAAAAAACACGCCAAACTTGCCAGGCCTTCCACAGGTAACTTTGGCCGTAACGAATGGGCAATTTTGGGTGGCCCCTGTACAGTGATCAAATTATTAGCCGATGATGTGATCCGGTCACTTTCGCCGGTTTATAAATGTGCTTATGTGGATATGTCACATAACGATGATATAACTTTGCTGCCCGGCAGATTGGTGAGCGGTGCCTCGCTCGAATATACCGACCAGGTAAACTATCAGCAATTCAATTATCAAAACCCGGTATATCCCTACCAGCTTAAACAGCAATTTTCATCTGCCGATCTGGTATTAGTTAACGGCAATCATCAGCAGGCTAAGGCCCAGGTAGTTATTATCGACGTTAATAAAAAAGCTTCGCTGCAAAAAAGGATAGGTCAGCTCAATAATGTTCAGCTTTTTCTGCTAGCCGATAATGCAAGTGAGATCCCTGATTTTATACAGGAGGTTATCCCTTACTGGCAACAGGTCCCTGTTTTAAAAATAGATGAACGGGAAAAGATCGTAGCCTTTTTTGAAGCGGCGTTAAAACAGGCCAAACCTGTTTTAAACGGACTGGTATTGGCCGGCGGTAAAAGTACCCGAATGGGTTTTGATAAAGGAGCGGCTAACTGGCACGGCAAGCAGCAACGCTATTATATGGCCGATCTGCTTAAAAACTTTTGTAAGGAAGTTTATATCTCCGGTCGCCCGGGCCAGCAGCAGGAAATTGACCCGGCTTATCCGGTTATTGAGGATACATTTACAGGCTTGGGCCCTTACGGGGCTATTCTTTCGGCTTTTCGCGAACAGCCGGATGCTGCCTGGCTGGTAATTGCCTGCGATTTGCCTCTGATGGATGAAAGTACGCTTCGTAATTTAGTGGCGTGGCGAAACAGCTCGTCGGTGGCTACGGCTTATCATAGCCCGGTAACCGATTTCCCTGAACCTTTGATAGCCATATGGGAGCCCAAAAGCTACCCCGTACTGTTATCTTTTTTGGCGCAGGGATATTCATGTCCGCGCAAGGTTTTGATCAATAGTGATATTACATTGTTAAACGCCCCACAACAGGAGGCGCTGACCAACGTAAACACGCCCGAAGAATTGGAGAAAGTAAAATCAATGATCCACCATAAAATAGTTGCTACTAATGAATGA
- a CDS encoding HesA/MoeB/ThiF family protein: MNEDLQRYNCQIALPGFGEEAQQLLQQARVLVVGAGGLGCPAAQYLASTGIGTLGIADFDLVSVSNLHRQVLYNPADEGENKAEVACSRLQAQNPGIKLAPHTIKITSDNVMDVISNYDIVLDGTDNFETRYLLNDACVLAGKPLVYGAIYQFEGQVAVWNVSNPKGANSPNYRDLFPEVDATQIPNCTEGGVVPTLAGIIGCMQANEVIKYITKTGELLAGKVLIFDAQSMQSRIFKIGPVTKTHIRRLKTTITIPTINADELKKRILLDDTVELIDVRTIQEREAYDIGGTHIPLDEVEEYLAYFTSPNTKVLYCSSGKRSDEAVKLILKMIPEADVFSLEGGLEEWSDD, encoded by the coding sequence ATGAATGAGGATTTACAACGATATAACTGCCAGATAGCACTGCCTGGTTTTGGTGAGGAAGCCCAGCAATTATTGCAGCAAGCCCGTGTACTGGTTGTTGGGGCAGGAGGGTTAGGCTGCCCGGCTGCACAATACCTGGCGTCAACGGGTATTGGCACATTAGGCATAGCCGATTTCGACCTGGTATCGGTAAGTAACCTGCACCGCCAGGTATTATATAACCCTGCCGATGAGGGCGAAAATAAAGCTGAAGTGGCCTGCTCACGCCTGCAGGCGCAAAATCCGGGTATTAAGCTTGCGCCTCATACTATCAAAATAACATCCGATAATGTGATGGATGTGATCAGCAACTACGACATTGTGCTGGATGGCACCGATAATTTTGAAACCCGCTACCTGCTTAATGATGCCTGTGTTTTGGCCGGTAAACCACTTGTATACGGTGCTATTTACCAGTTTGAAGGGCAGGTTGCGGTTTGGAACGTCAGCAATCCTAAAGGGGCAAATTCACCCAATTACCGTGATCTGTTCCCCGAAGTGGATGCCACCCAGATCCCTAACTGTACTGAAGGCGGGGTAGTCCCTACGCTGGCCGGTATCATTGGCTGTATGCAGGCCAATGAAGTGATCAAATATATTACCAAAACAGGCGAATTATTGGCTGGTAAAGTGCTCATCTTTGATGCGCAAAGCATGCAAAGCCGCATCTTTAAGATCGGCCCGGTTACTAAAACGCATATCCGCAGGTTAAAAACAACCATTACCATTCCTACCATTAATGCTGATGAACTAAAAAAACGGATTCTTTTGGATGATACCGTAGAACTTATTGATGTGCGTACCATCCAGGAGCGCGAAGCCTATGACATTGGCGGTACGCATATCCCTCTTGACGAAGTAGAAGAATACCTGGCCTACTTTACCAGCCCGAATACCAAAGTGCTTTACTGTTCATCGGGCAAACGAAGCGACGAAGCCGTAAAGCTGATCCTTAAAATGATCCCCGAAGCAGATGTGTTTTCGCTGGAAGGTGGATTGGAAGAGTGGAGTGATGATTAG
- a CDS encoding GNAT family N-acetyltransferase gives MSIRSATLTDHISISNLLTQLGYPGTEDFLPGNLEKMLGQSSSRVLVYENDGEVAGFIAIDFLTQLVVKGDFIRISCFSVDENTRGKGIGKALEDYITELGKEHNADRIEVHCHTRRVDAHRFYYRQGYSESPKYLMKSLADKI, from the coding sequence ATGTCCATCAGAAGCGCAACGCTTACCGATCATATTTCAATATCAAACCTGCTAACGCAATTGGGCTATCCCGGCACTGAAGATTTTTTGCCGGGAAACCTTGAAAAAATGCTGGGGCAATCTTCATCACGGGTTTTGGTTTATGAAAATGACGGCGAGGTTGCGGGGTTCATCGCTATTGATTTTTTAACGCAGCTGGTAGTTAAAGGCGATTTTATCCGCATCAGCTGTTTTTCTGTAGATGAAAACACGCGTGGTAAAGGCATTGGTAAAGCCCTTGAGGATTATATTACTGAGCTCGGCAAAGAGCACAATGCCGACCGGATAGAGGTACATTGCCATACACGGCGTGTTGATGCACATCGTTTTTATTACAGGCAGGGCTATTCCGAATCGCCTAAATACCTCATGAAATCATTGGCAGATAAAATATAG
- a CDS encoding molybdenum cofactor biosynthesis protein MoaE, whose translation MKTQILLSAQTLEIQSCIDWIMSPESGGIDVFIGTVRNATKGKKVLRLDFEAYEPMAVSEMNKIAARAFDRWPVQKILIHHRTGLLNVGEVPVVIAVSAAHRDAAFDACRYIIDTLKQTVPIWKKESFEDGDVWVAAHP comes from the coding sequence ATGAAAACACAGATCCTCCTATCGGCCCAAACACTGGAGATCCAATCATGTATCGACTGGATCATGTCGCCCGAATCCGGGGGGATAGATGTATTTATTGGTACCGTACGCAATGCAACCAAAGGGAAAAAAGTTTTAAGGCTCGATTTTGAAGCTTATGAACCTATGGCCGTCAGCGAAATGAACAAGATTGCTGCCCGGGCCTTTGACCGCTGGCCGGTGCAAAAAATATTGATCCATCACCGTACAGGTTTGCTGAATGTTGGCGAAGTACCGGTTGTTATAGCCGTATCGGCGGCTCATCGTGATGCTGCCTTTGATGCCTGCAGATATATCATTGACACACTTAAACAAACCGTCCCCATCTGGAAAAAAGAAAGCTTTGAAGATGGCGATGTATGGGTGGCAGCACATCCTTAG
- a CDS encoding MoaD/ThiS family protein produces MKINILAFGVAKEIFGSSEVSLEMTNDATISNLKYLLEQQYPRLKQLSSYMLAVNNEYALPGDTIHERDEIAIIPPVSGG; encoded by the coding sequence ATGAAGATCAACATACTGGCTTTTGGAGTGGCTAAGGAGATATTTGGAAGCAGCGAAGTTAGCCTGGAAATGACCAACGATGCTACTATCTCCAATTTAAAATACCTGCTTGAACAGCAATATCCACGTTTAAAACAGCTTTCATCATACATGCTGGCGGTAAATAACGAATACGCCCTGCCCGGTGATACCATCCACGAACGCGATGAGATTGCGATCATTCCGCCGGTAAGCGGGGGGTGA